A genome region from Chelonia mydas isolate rCheMyd1 chromosome 24, rCheMyd1.pri.v2, whole genome shotgun sequence includes the following:
- the LOC119564223 gene encoding protein NKG7-like: MVSLRIPSTALALLSLLLLLAALGSDHWLVADGHLVTSYSGLWKVCVNSGCWTFASVPGYIESTRAFLFLAMIAGFLSFFALLASFFRSHLGSVSLTLVSAVGSFSAGLCAMIALAVYTGEFAGAVNVAPGQVTFGWSYGLGWASFPLFLITGVVTLRILRVS, encoded by the exons ATGGTGTCGCTCCGGATCCCCAGCACcgccctggccctgctcagcctcctgctgctgctggccgccCTGGGCTCCGACCACTGGCTGGTGGCCGACGGCCACCTCGTCACGTCCTACTCGGGGCTGTGGAAAGTCTGCGTGAATTCGGGGTGTTGGACGTTTGCTTCAGTGCCAG GTTACATTGAATCCACCAGGGCTTTCCTGTTCCTGGCCATGATCGCCGGGTTTCTCTCCTTCTTCGCCCTCCTCGCTTCGTTCTTCCGCTCCCACCTCGGCTCCGTGTCTCTGACCCTGGTCTCTGCTGTGGGCAGCTTCAGCGCAG ggctctgtgccATGATCGCGCTGGCCGTGTACACAGGGGAGTTCGCTGGGGCCGTGAATGTCGCGCCGGGCCAAGTCACCTTCGGCTGGTCCTACGGCCTCGGCtgggcctccttccccctcttcctcaTCACTG gtGTGGTGACGCTTCGTATCCTGAGAGTCTCCTAG